One window from the genome of Microbulbifer sp. ALW1 encodes:
- the infA gene encoding translation initiation factor IF-1, whose amino-acid sequence MAKDDYIEMEGEVIDTLPNTTFRVKLENGHVVIAHISGKMRKNYIRILTGDKVKVELTPYDLSKGRITYRAR is encoded by the coding sequence ATGGCAAAAGACGATTACATTGAAATGGAAGGCGAGGTCATCGACACCCTGCCAAATACCACATTCCGCGTGAAACTCGAAAATGGACATGTGGTAATCGCACACATTTCCGGCAAGATGCGCAAAAACTACATCCGCATCTTAACGGGCGATAAGGTTAAGGTTGAATTGACACCCTATGACCTGAGCAAGGGCCGAATTACTTACCGCGCCCGCTAA
- a CDS encoding arginyltransferase codes for MSQFSQLDSVRLLATLPHPCGYLDDQEATTVFVDPQTPVDQRLYSRLSEMGFRRSGNYLYRPQCTHCQACIPARVPVDLFIPNRNQRRCWRRNRDLDVFHLKDIDTDEHYGLYARYIEQRHGDGEMYPPSRDQFRSFLNNAWGSTRYLEFRARGRLVATAVTDVLSTGVSAIYTFYDPDEIKRSLGSYSVLYQIEWARRLGLPSLYLGYWIAQCQKMAYKSQFQPLEILQNNRWSLKSD; via the coding sequence ATGAGCCAGTTCTCCCAACTGGATTCGGTGCGACTACTGGCCACCCTGCCCCACCCTTGCGGCTACCTGGATGACCAGGAAGCCACGACCGTTTTCGTGGATCCACAAACCCCCGTTGACCAGCGCCTCTATAGCCGTTTGTCAGAAATGGGCTTTCGGCGCAGCGGCAATTACCTGTATCGCCCGCAGTGCACACACTGCCAGGCGTGCATTCCCGCCAGGGTACCGGTGGACTTATTCATTCCGAATCGCAACCAGCGACGCTGCTGGCGCCGGAACCGCGACCTGGATGTATTTCACCTGAAAGACATCGATACCGATGAACATTACGGGCTGTACGCGCGCTATATAGAGCAACGCCATGGCGATGGGGAAATGTACCCGCCCAGTCGCGACCAGTTCCGCAGTTTTCTGAACAACGCCTGGGGTAGCACGCGCTATCTGGAGTTTCGTGCGCGGGGGCGCTTGGTTGCCACGGCCGTTACCGATGTGCTGAGTACCGGCGTTTCTGCGATTTACACCTTTTACGATCCTGACGAAATCAAGCGCAGTCTCGGCAGCTATTCCGTGCTGTATCAAATTGAATGGGCTCGCCGCCTTGGGCTCCCCAGTCTTTACCTGGGCTACTGGATAGCCCAGTGCCAGAAGATGGCCTACAAGAGCCAGTTCCAGCCTTTGGAAATCCTTCAGAACAACCGCTGGTCCCTGAAATCCGACTAA
- the aat gene encoding leucyl/phenylalanyl-tRNA--protein transferase — MTSSTDEILTLLDPDNIAFPETSKALDDPNGLLAVGGDLTPEWLLAAYRKGIFPWFSDDQPILWWSPSPRCVVRPQSLVFSRSLRKVIRQARYQVTFDQAFEAVLDGCAAPRASESGTWITDDMREAYLDMHQLGYAHSVETWSNGELVGGLYGLAIGKVFFGESMFHRATDASKVAFAYLVRQVAHWGGQLIDCQVSNPHLASLGAKEMSRADFESLLRTGLGDSANSADTEGTREPGFPHLWPSSPSPELFESM, encoded by the coding sequence TTGACCAGTAGCACCGATGAGATCCTTACCCTGCTCGATCCGGACAATATTGCGTTTCCGGAAACCAGCAAGGCCCTGGATGATCCAAACGGTTTACTCGCTGTTGGCGGCGACCTCACGCCAGAATGGCTCCTGGCGGCCTATAGGAAAGGTATTTTCCCCTGGTTTTCGGACGACCAGCCAATTCTCTGGTGGTCTCCCTCCCCACGCTGCGTGGTTCGACCGCAATCTCTTGTATTCAGCCGCAGCCTGCGGAAGGTGATTCGGCAGGCACGCTACCAGGTAACCTTTGATCAAGCATTTGAGGCAGTACTCGACGGCTGCGCCGCGCCCCGGGCAAGCGAGTCCGGCACCTGGATTACCGACGATATGCGCGAGGCATATCTTGATATGCACCAGCTGGGGTACGCGCACTCGGTCGAAACCTGGTCCAATGGGGAGCTGGTGGGCGGACTTTACGGGCTTGCCATCGGCAAAGTGTTCTTCGGTGAATCCATGTTTCACCGCGCAACCGATGCCTCAAAGGTGGCGTTCGCCTATCTGGTACGGCAGGTGGCACACTGGGGTGGTCAGCTGATCGACTGCCAGGTGAGCAACCCACACCTGGCCAGTCTTGGTGCCAAGGAAATGTCGCGGGCTGACTTTGAATCGCTACTGCGCACCGGCCTCGGTGATTCAGCTAACTCAGCTGACACGGAAGGCACACGGGAGCCCGGGTTTCCTCACCTCTGGCCCAGCAGTCCATCGCCGGAGCTATTCGAATCGATGTGA
- the trxB gene encoding thioredoxin-disulfide reductase: protein MSNHHRLIILGSGPAGYTAAIYAARANLNPVVITGMQQGGQLTTTTEVENWPGGVHDLQGPDLMVQMQQHAERFDTNIIFDHIHEVDLKQRPFTLKGNETYTCDALIICTGASAQYLGLPSEEAFQGRGVSACATCDGFFYRDQKVVVVGGGNTAVEEALYLSNIASEVTLVHRRDSLRAEKILQDRLLEKAENGNINLCWHHTLDEVLGDDNGVTGVRLKNVQDGSTKEVEVSGVFIAIGHKPNTDIFEGQLEMNGGYIVVESGLHGNATQTSIPGVFAAGDVSDHIYRQAVTSAGTGCMAALDAERFLDAQ from the coding sequence ATGAGCAACCATCACCGTCTGATCATTCTCGGCTCCGGCCCTGCCGGCTACACCGCTGCAATTTACGCGGCTCGCGCCAACCTGAATCCGGTAGTGATTACCGGAATGCAGCAAGGCGGCCAGCTGACCACCACCACCGAAGTCGAAAACTGGCCGGGTGGCGTACACGACCTTCAGGGCCCGGACCTGATGGTTCAGATGCAGCAGCACGCTGAGCGATTCGACACCAACATCATTTTCGATCACATCCACGAAGTAGACCTCAAGCAGCGCCCCTTCACCCTGAAAGGCAATGAGACCTACACCTGCGATGCCCTGATCATCTGCACCGGCGCTTCCGCGCAGTACCTTGGCCTGCCCTCTGAAGAAGCTTTCCAGGGACGTGGTGTCAGTGCCTGCGCGACCTGCGACGGATTCTTCTACCGCGACCAGAAAGTCGTTGTGGTCGGTGGTGGTAATACTGCCGTGGAAGAAGCGCTGTACCTGTCGAACATCGCCAGCGAAGTGACCCTGGTACACCGCCGCGACAGCCTGCGCGCGGAGAAAATCCTGCAGGATCGCCTGCTGGAAAAAGCCGAAAACGGCAACATCAATCTCTGCTGGCACCACACCCTCGATGAGGTGCTGGGTGACGATAACGGGGTTACTGGTGTGCGCCTGAAGAATGTACAGGACGGCTCTACCAAGGAAGTTGAGGTTTCCGGTGTATTTATTGCCATCGGCCACAAGCCCAATACCGACATCTTTGAAGGTCAGCTGGAAATGAACGGTGGCTATATCGTTGTGGAAAGCGGCTTGCACGGCAACGCCACCCAGACTTCCATCCCGGGTGTATTTGCCGCGGGTGATGTCTCCGACCACATTTACCGTCAGGCAGTAACGTCTGCCGGCACCGGCTGTATGGCCGCTCTGGATGCTGAGCGCTTCCTCGACGCCCAGTAA
- a CDS encoding DNA translocase FtsK codes for MKAESDSESAGSIPDSLIARILREGALIALLAGALLAGISLLSYSPQDPGWSHTGHGSGINNAIGPTGAWVADVFLSLLGWMAYLFPVLIGWRAFRILRDKNARFHGLLFALRVGGLIVLLLSGAALATLCFSESHQPLPFSNGGIIGASISNFMETGLGYVGATILLLAMFAIGITVFTGMSWLKLFEDIGRSVLFVFGWLASRMAHARQEREEKRVAREAIVVRKAAVEEEKQRTAKRIPPKIEPAAPPVKQSPRATKEKQGELFKGPVTGTLPPLSLLDSPDTNKKAGFSREALEALSRLLELKLKDFGVVAEVVSVLPGPVVTRFEIQPAPGVKVSRITNLAKDLARSLAVISVRVVEVIPGKSVVGIEIPNENRQMVRLSEVLGAEVYEKAGSALTLALGHDIAGQPVVADLAKMPHLLVAGTTGSGKSVGINVMLLSLLYKSTPDEVRLILVDPKMLELSVYEGIPHLLTPVITDMNDAANGLRWCVGEMERRYKLMAAMGVRNLAGFNRKVKDAIAAGEPLIDPIWQPDPMSSVPEAEQTAPHLKPLPAVVVVIDEFADMMMIVGKKVEQLIARIAQKARAAGIHLLLATQRPSVDVITGLIKANVPTRMAFQVSSKVDSRTILDQGGAEQLLGHGDMLYLPPGTAVPIRVHGAFVDDHEVHQVVADWCRRGEPEYIDGIVDDANNSIPVPGMATEGGEDDPEADALYDEAVAFVTKSRKASISSVQRQLRIGYNRAARMIEAMEAAGVVSPQQANGNREVLAPPPA; via the coding sequence TTGAAGGCTGAAAGTGATAGTGAATCCGCAGGTAGCATCCCGGATTCCCTGATTGCGCGAATTTTGCGCGAAGGTGCCCTTATTGCACTGCTGGCTGGCGCGTTGCTGGCGGGTATAAGCCTGCTCAGTTATAGCCCCCAGGACCCCGGCTGGTCGCACACCGGGCACGGTAGTGGCATCAACAATGCGATTGGCCCCACTGGCGCCTGGGTTGCTGACGTGTTTCTGTCGCTGCTGGGCTGGATGGCGTACCTGTTCCCGGTTCTGATTGGTTGGCGAGCCTTCCGCATATTGCGGGATAAAAACGCCCGCTTTCACGGTCTCTTATTCGCACTGCGCGTTGGCGGCCTGATTGTGCTGCTGCTGTCGGGCGCCGCTCTGGCTACCCTGTGTTTTAGCGAATCCCACCAACCGCTGCCATTTTCCAATGGCGGCATCATCGGCGCATCGATATCCAACTTTATGGAGACCGGGCTCGGCTACGTGGGTGCCACGATTCTGTTGCTCGCGATGTTTGCCATCGGGATTACCGTCTTCACCGGCATGTCCTGGCTCAAGTTGTTTGAGGATATTGGCCGCAGCGTGCTGTTTGTATTCGGCTGGCTGGCCAGCCGTATGGCGCATGCGCGGCAAGAGCGGGAAGAGAAGCGGGTGGCACGGGAGGCCATCGTGGTTCGCAAGGCGGCGGTAGAAGAGGAAAAGCAGCGCACCGCCAAACGGATACCACCAAAAATCGAACCGGCCGCGCCGCCGGTCAAGCAGAGCCCACGGGCTACCAAAGAAAAGCAGGGCGAGCTGTTCAAGGGGCCGGTAACCGGCACACTGCCGCCGCTGTCACTGCTGGATTCGCCGGATACCAACAAGAAGGCTGGTTTCTCCCGCGAAGCGCTGGAGGCCCTGTCACGCCTGCTGGAATTGAAACTCAAGGATTTCGGGGTAGTGGCGGAAGTAGTCTCGGTTCTGCCGGGGCCGGTAGTCACCCGCTTTGAGATACAACCCGCTCCCGGGGTAAAAGTCAGCCGTATCACCAATCTCGCTAAAGACCTGGCCCGCTCCCTGGCGGTCATCAGTGTGCGGGTGGTGGAGGTGATTCCAGGCAAATCGGTGGTGGGTATTGAGATACCTAATGAAAATCGCCAGATGGTGCGCCTCTCCGAGGTTTTGGGTGCAGAGGTGTATGAAAAGGCCGGCTCAGCGCTGACCCTGGCGCTGGGCCACGATATCGCCGGGCAGCCGGTGGTAGCGGATCTCGCGAAGATGCCGCACCTGCTGGTGGCCGGTACTACGGGTTCCGGTAAGTCGGTGGGCATCAATGTGATGTTGCTCAGTCTGCTGTACAAATCCACCCCGGACGAAGTGCGGCTGATTCTGGTGGACCCGAAAATGCTGGAACTCTCGGTTTACGAGGGAATCCCGCATCTGCTGACACCGGTCATCACTGACATGAACGATGCGGCCAATGGCCTGCGCTGGTGTGTTGGCGAGATGGAACGGCGTTACAAACTGATGGCCGCCATGGGTGTGCGGAACCTGGCCGGCTTCAACCGTAAGGTTAAAGATGCGATTGCGGCTGGTGAACCGCTGATAGACCCGATTTGGCAGCCAGACCCCATGTCCAGCGTTCCGGAGGCTGAACAGACCGCACCGCACCTCAAGCCGTTACCGGCGGTAGTTGTGGTTATCGACGAATTTGCTGACATGATGATGATCGTTGGCAAGAAGGTTGAGCAGCTGATCGCCCGTATCGCGCAAAAGGCGCGGGCGGCGGGGATTCACCTGCTACTGGCGACCCAGCGCCCCTCTGTGGATGTGATTACCGGCCTGATCAAAGCCAACGTACCAACCCGCATGGCCTTCCAGGTTTCCTCCAAGGTCGATTCGCGCACCATTTTGGATCAGGGTGGCGCAGAGCAGCTGCTCGGGCACGGTGACATGCTATACCTGCCGCCGGGTACAGCGGTCCCCATAAGGGTGCACGGTGCCTTTGTGGATGACCATGAGGTGCACCAGGTTGTGGCGGACTGGTGTCGCCGCGGCGAGCCTGAATACATCGACGGTATTGTCGATGATGCCAATAACAGTATTCCGGTGCCGGGAATGGCGACTGAGGGTGGGGAAGACGACCCGGAAGCGGATGCTCTCTACGACGAGGCTGTGGCATTCGTGACCAAATCGCGCAAAGCCTCCATTTCCTCCGTGCAGCGTCAGCTGCGCATCGGCTACAATCGCGCCGCCCGCATGATCGAGGCCATGGAAGCCGCCGGGGTGGTATCGCCACAGCAGGCCAATGGCAACCGCGAAGTCCTGGCGCCGCCGCCGGCGTAA
- the lolA gene encoding outer membrane lipoprotein chaperone LolA, producing the protein MKRILSTICVALSIGFGANGASADASDELSRLLQPLGSISGNFRQTLKDQKGKTLQKSSGNFSVERPGKLRWQTGEPFPQLLVTDNKKLWLYDPDLEQVTIRPVDNRMKETPALLLGGKVEDIRGSFSVENKKGAYYLTPKRASAPFKSMVIRFDGKGLPSAMTVRDGMGQTTDIQFNGLKANPKLSNSIFRFKPPKGTDIIRDE; encoded by the coding sequence ATGAAACGAATTCTGAGCACAATCTGTGTTGCCCTGAGTATCGGCTTCGGTGCAAACGGGGCCTCGGCAGACGCCAGTGATGAACTCAGTCGACTGTTGCAGCCACTGGGCTCCATCTCCGGTAATTTCCGACAGACACTCAAGGACCAGAAGGGAAAAACCCTGCAGAAAAGCAGCGGGAATTTTTCCGTCGAGCGCCCGGGGAAGCTGCGCTGGCAGACCGGCGAGCCCTTCCCGCAGCTACTGGTAACCGACAACAAGAAGCTTTGGCTGTACGATCCGGATCTGGAGCAGGTCACCATTCGTCCGGTCGACAACCGCATGAAGGAAACTCCAGCACTGCTGCTGGGCGGGAAGGTCGAAGATATCCGCGGCTCTTTCAGCGTGGAAAACAAGAAGGGTGCTTACTACCTGACCCCGAAAAGAGCGTCAGCGCCGTTCAAGTCCATGGTGATTCGCTTTGACGGCAAGGGCCTGCCTTCTGCCATGACCGTACGCGATGGCATGGGTCAGACCACCGATATCCAGTTCAATGGCCTGAAGGCCAACCCGAAACTGTCCAATTCCATTTTCCGCTTCAAGCCACCGAAGGGCACCGACATCATCCGCGATGAATGA
- a CDS encoding replication-associated recombination protein A produces the protein MNDLFQSPPRHQPLAARMRPQTLAHYVGQTHLLGQGKPLREAVERGQLHSMVLWGPPGVGKTTFARLLAEECDVRFATLSAVLAGVKEIRQAVAEAEQHSAQFGRGTILFVDEVHRFNKAQQDAFLPYVEEGTVTFVGATTENPSFELNNALLSRCRVYLLRSLSQEELTGLLNRALQEDEELRARNIQLTPAVLDKITLSADGDARSALNLLEIACDLSREEGGQQVIDEAVLAEVLTADVRRFDKGGDYFYDQISALHKSVRGSDPDAALYWFARMIDGGCDPLYVARRVVRMASEDIGNADPRALEIALNAWDVQERLGSPEGELAIAQAVAYLAVAAKSNAVYSAYKRVLADIRREPSYEVPIHLRNAPTKLAKEMAHGAEYRYAHDEPDGFAAGECYLPEAIAGRRYYHPVNRGLESKIEEKLQRLQALNLQSPIQRYPQK, from the coding sequence ATGAATGACCTTTTCCAGTCGCCCCCCCGGCACCAACCACTGGCCGCACGCATGCGGCCGCAAACTCTGGCCCACTATGTGGGCCAGACGCATTTATTGGGGCAGGGTAAACCCCTGCGCGAGGCGGTAGAGCGGGGGCAGCTGCACTCCATGGTGCTCTGGGGGCCGCCCGGAGTAGGGAAAACCACCTTTGCGCGGCTATTGGCCGAAGAGTGTGATGTCCGCTTTGCCACGCTCTCTGCGGTGCTCGCGGGCGTCAAGGAAATCCGCCAGGCTGTCGCTGAAGCGGAGCAGCACAGCGCCCAGTTCGGGCGCGGCACCATCCTGTTCGTGGACGAGGTTCACCGCTTTAACAAGGCCCAACAGGATGCTTTCCTGCCTTATGTGGAAGAGGGCACGGTTACCTTTGTCGGCGCCACCACCGAAAATCCCTCCTTTGAATTAAACAACGCGCTCTTGTCCCGCTGCCGGGTCTACCTGTTACGCAGCCTAAGCCAGGAAGAGCTGACTGGCTTGCTGAATCGGGCGCTGCAGGAGGACGAGGAGTTACGCGCGCGCAATATCCAGCTGACCCCGGCGGTGCTCGACAAAATTACCCTGAGTGCTGATGGCGATGCCCGCAGCGCCCTGAACCTGCTGGAAATCGCCTGTGACCTGTCGCGAGAAGAGGGTGGCCAGCAGGTAATTGATGAGGCAGTGCTGGCGGAGGTGCTGACCGCGGATGTGCGCCGCTTCGACAAGGGTGGAGACTACTTTTACGACCAGATTTCCGCACTGCACAAGTCCGTGCGTGGCTCCGACCCGGATGCCGCTCTCTACTGGTTTGCGCGCATGATTGATGGCGGCTGCGACCCACTCTATGTGGCGCGCCGGGTAGTACGCATGGCCAGTGAAGACATTGGCAATGCCGACCCCAGAGCCCTGGAAATCGCCCTCAACGCCTGGGATGTCCAGGAGCGGCTGGGCAGCCCGGAAGGGGAGCTGGCGATTGCGCAGGCGGTGGCTTACCTCGCTGTCGCGGCGAAAAGTAACGCGGTTTACAGTGCGTACAAGCGCGTCCTGGCGGACATCCGCAGGGAGCCCAGCTACGAGGTTCCCATTCACCTGCGCAATGCCCCAACCAAGCTGGCAAAAGAGATGGCGCACGGCGCCGAGTACCGCTATGCCCACGACGAGCCAGACGGCTTTGCCGCTGGAGAGTGTTACCTGCCCGAGGCGATTGCTGGGCGACGCTATTACCACCCGGTCAATCGCGGTCTGGAAAGCAAAATCGAGGAGAAGCTTCAGCGCCTGCAGGCGCTTAACCTTCAAAGCCCGATACAGCGCTATCCGCAAAAATAA
- the crcB gene encoding fluoride efflux transporter CrcB, giving the protein MQWIAIALGGAVGAILRHLIGLWSFPVFEGRIPLGTFIVNVTGSLLIGIAYVMIVERGMLGHEWRLLIMTGLFGALTTFSTFSLETVLLWHNGQPLIALAYVVASFLVCLAATAAAITLGLKYL; this is encoded by the coding sequence ATGCAGTGGATTGCGATTGCCCTGGGTGGTGCCGTAGGCGCGATTCTGCGGCATCTGATCGGTTTGTGGAGCTTCCCGGTTTTTGAGGGCCGGATTCCCCTCGGCACCTTTATCGTCAACGTTACCGGCTCACTGTTGATCGGTATTGCTTACGTAATGATCGTTGAGCGCGGCATGCTCGGGCACGAGTGGCGGCTACTGATCATGACCGGCCTGTTCGGGGCGCTCACCACCTTTTCGACCTTCTCGCTGGAAACTGTGCTGTTGTGGCACAATGGCCAGCCTTTAATAGCGCTGGCCTATGTCGTGGCCAGCTTTCTGGTGTGTTTGGCTGCGACCGCAGCGGCCATCACACTGGGACTGAAATATCTGTAA